A genomic window from Triticum urartu cultivar G1812 chromosome 7, Tu2.1, whole genome shotgun sequence includes:
- the LOC125520552 gene encoding auxin-responsive protein IAA23-like: MSTSSTNSAESPAVSGLDYEDTALTLALPGSSSDDRKRAHHDEHDKPPSPKARAVGWPPVRAYRRNALREEGACKLVKVAVDGAPYLRKVDLAAHGGYEVLLRALHGMFAPCLAVRGEGELGSRLVDAATGAEYVPTYEDRDGDWMLVGDVPWKMFVESCKRIRLMKSSEAVNLAPRPSSQ; this comes from the exons ATGTCGACGAGCTCGACCAACTCCGCCGAGTCCCCGGCCGTGTCCGGCCTCGACTACGAAGACACCGCCCTCACCCTCGCCCTCCCCGGCTCCTCCTCCGACGACCGCAAGCGCGCCCACCACGACGAGCACGACAAGCCGCCCTCCCCAAA AGCGCGCGCTGTGGGGTGGCCTCCGGTGCGGGCTTACCGGCGCAacgcgctgcgggaggagggcgCGTGCAAGCTCGTGAAGGTGGCCGTGGACGGCGCCCCCTACCTGCGCAAGGTGGACCTCGCCGCGCACGGCGGGTACGAGGTGCTGCTCCGCGCGCTCCACGGCATGTTCGCCCCGTGCCTCGCCGTCCGCGGCGAGGGCGAGCTCGGGAGCAGGCTCGTGGACGCGGCCACCGGCGCCGAGTACGTGCCCACCTACGAGGACAGGGACGGCGACTGGATGCTCGTCGGAGACGTCCCCTGGAA GATGTTCGTCGAGTCCTGCAAGCGGATCCGCCTCATGAAGAGCTCCGAGGCCGTCAACCTAG CTCCAAGACCATCTTCCCAATGA